The segment CCTGACCGGCAAGTCGGCTCGTATCAAAGAACAGCTTACCGACGCCCAGAAACTGGCCGGCGGCGGTACCGCCTCGGCATCGCATTCCGAGGAAGGGCAGGACAAAGAATAAAGAGTCCGCTTGTCCTATTCAGGCTTGAAACACCCCGAGCAATCTCGGGGTGTTTTTTTGTTCTTTTTGCGGCGTGTCTAGGTTCGCGCAGTCAGGCGCACGAGATCACACTCCGAATAACACGGTGGACGTTCAATTCATCATGTGTGAGGGGTCATCTATGAAGCTGCATCGCCTGAAGAAGTGCCCCCGATGCAAGGAGTGGTTTTCGTGGTCATCGATCATCAACGATCCTGCAATCCGCCCGCTGGGGCTCAATGTCGATCCCGAGAATCACGAACATGGTTACCTCCATTTCTTTCACGCGATGCCGACGTGCCAGACGGCGTTTGTCATTCCCACGCGGGAGATAAGTCCGGCGATCATTGCACGGCCGCAGGTCCCGAGGTCGGGGAGGCCGGGTTCTTGTCCGGGGCACTGCACCGATGTGGTCGATTTGACCCCGTGCGGGCCCGAATGCAGCTTCGCTCCGATCCGCCGGCTGTTTCTGGAGATTTTCGACAATGACGCGAGGGTCGGAGACAGGGCGCTCTCGTTTGAACTCGCGGGGTGAATTCCGGAGCAGACGCAGGAAAGTGAGTACCTCGGCCTGCGGAGTGCGTTGAATTGGTCGATACAATGATTATGGACAACGCCAGGCCCATGCCGAGTGATGAAACACGGCTCAAGCAATGCCCGTGCTGCGGGCGATGGATTACGCTCGGCGACTTCCTCACCAACTCCGAGGTGGAGCCGATCGGCATGTCGATCGACCCGGAAGACGCCACTCTCAATTACTATTATTTCAACCACGAGTGCGCCGGTTGCGGCACGACATTCCTGGTGGATGTGATGGCATTTCGCACGTGTATTGAAGAACCGATACCGCAGAATATACTGACAGGCACTGCCGACTGCGCGGGGCACTGCACGCATATCGAAGACCTCGCGGTGTGCCGGAACGAGTGCCGCTACGCTCCATTCCGCCGGTTTCTGCTGAGAATGCGAGAGAAACCTGGCAACCGCCGGACACACCGCGCCGCCCGGCGGTGACAATAGCTCAGCCCCTCTTTTCCATCCGCATCGCCGTGAATGTCGTGTTGCCGTACTTGCGGCGCTGCAGGATTTCGAACCCTTCCAGCCGAAGATGTTTCACCTCGGACGTATCGTGCTGACACAGTATGAGCGTATCGGGGGTCGCGATGGTGGTGCGCCGGATGATTTCCAGGGTGCGGTCAATCCAGCCCTGGTATTGGGGCGGCGCCACCATAATGATATCAAACTGCTCCCCCGTGTCGGCCAGCGATGGCACCGCCCAGCGCACGTCGGCCTCGAGGCATCGTAACCGGTCGGCGATATTGAACTGCCCGGCCTGCGCATTGATGGCGGCTGCCAGTGCGGGATGCAGCTCCACACCGACCGCAGTGGCTACCCCCCGGGAAACGGACTCAAACAAGTACGATCCGGTTCCGCTGAACAAATCGAGGTAGCGAGCGTCCTCGAGATATGGCTTGAGAAAGTCGAAGATAGACTTTCTCAGACGACTCAGCGGCGGGCGCGTAATCCCCAAATCCGGCGCGGTGATGCGTCGGCCCTTCAGTGTGCCGGCAATGATCGTGAACTCAAACTGCGGCGTTTCAGACTGTTTTTTCATTTCCCTGCCATTTCCGGCGGACGGACCGGCTCCGCAAAGTAAGAAATCTCGCGTAACAAGTCGATACTGTGAATACGTGAAATTTGTTGAAATCGAACCCTGCGTGAGGTATGTAGAACCAAATGGCTCACCCTACCACGTCAAGATCGCGACTGGCCGCGTTCGATGCTGAGATCGACATAGAGTTCATGCTTCGTGAGCGCGGGTACAAGAATCTCTGCGGAGTGGATGAAGCCGGGCGCGGCCCCCTGGCCGGGCCGGTGGTGGCGGCTGCGGTCATCCTGCCGACAGACTGCGCAATCGAGGGATTGCAGGACTCCAAGCAGTTGACCGCGGACCAGCGCGACCGTCTGTTCGAAGAACTCGCCGACGATTCCATCGTCTCGGCGGTCGGCATTATGGATCATGCCGCGATCGATACGATGAATATCCTTCGGGCCAGCCTGATGGCGATGCGCAAAGCGGTACTGGACCTGGCGCAGACACCCGACGTCGTGCTGGTGGACGGCACATTTGCGGTGCCGAATCTCAGCCAGCCGCAGTACGCTATCGTCAAGGGCGACAGCCGGTGTCGCGCGATCGCCGCGGCCTCGATTGTGGCGAAAGTCACCCGCGACCGCATCATGTCGCGCTACCAGGACATCTACCCCCACTTTTCTTTTGCCGCCCACAAAGGGTACCCCACGGCCGAGCATCTTCGGGAACTGCGGGAATTTGGTCCCTGCGATATACACCGGCGCTCGTTTCGCCCGGTCGCCGAAATGCTCGATCAGTATGAGCTCTTCAAAGGATAAGAAAAAACCACCTTCCCGGCAGCAGCGCGTGGGTCGTCGATACGAAGATCAGGCGGCGGCGTTTTATCAGCGGCAGGGGTTTGCGATTGTGGCGCGCAACTGGCGAAGCGGCCACAAGGAGATTGACCTGATTGTCCGCCGCGCCGAACTGCTGGTGTTTGTCGAGGTGAAAGCGTCGATGTCGCAGGAATTCGGTCACCCGGCGGCCCGGATCGACGCGACCAAAATGAAAAACCTGTCTTCCGCGGCGCAAGCCTACATGGTCGAAGAAGGAATCGATACCTGCGACTGCCGCTTTGATGTGGTGACGTTCTTCGAGGGACGACTCGAACATTACCCCGACGCTTTTCCGTTCACCGATTAGATCGCGGCAGAGGCGGAATGCGTGGTGGCGGAACCCAACCGGCCGTCAGGCATGGCTTCGGTCATGACGGCGGGATGTCTACTCGTAGCCGGACGTATCCGGGTGT is part of the Candidatus Zixiibacteriota bacterium genome and harbors:
- a CDS encoding RsmD family RNA methyltransferase encodes the protein MKKQSETPQFEFTIIAGTLKGRRITAPDLGITRPPLSRLRKSIFDFLKPYLEDARYLDLFSGTGSYLFESVSRGVATAVGVELHPALAAAINAQAGQFNIADRLRCLEADVRWAVPSLADTGEQFDIIMVAPPQYQGWIDRTLEIIRRTTIATPDTLILCQHDTSEVKHLRLEGFEILQRRKYGNTTFTAMRMEKRG
- a CDS encoding ribonuclease HII translates to MAHPTTSRSRLAAFDAEIDIEFMLRERGYKNLCGVDEAGRGPLAGPVVAAAVILPTDCAIEGLQDSKQLTADQRDRLFEELADDSIVSAVGIMDHAAIDTMNILRASLMAMRKAVLDLAQTPDVVLVDGTFAVPNLSQPQYAIVKGDSRCRAIAAASIVAKVTRDRIMSRYQDIYPHFSFAAHKGYPTAEHLRELREFGPCDIHRRSFRPVAEMLDQYELFKG
- a CDS encoding YraN family protein, producing the protein MSSSKDKKKPPSRQQRVGRRYEDQAAAFYQRQGFAIVARNWRSGHKEIDLIVRRAELLVFVEVKASMSQEFGHPAARIDATKMKNLSSAAQAYMVEEGIDTCDCRFDVVTFFEGRLEHYPDAFPFTD